A portion of the Oncorhynchus nerka isolate Pitt River linkage group LG27, Oner_Uvic_2.0, whole genome shotgun sequence genome contains these proteins:
- the bloc1s6 gene encoding biogenesis of lysosome-related organelles complex 1 subunit 6 isoform X2 yields the protein METEGRADESSSSQRDPPQNTGSYEFSLTPQDSRPTENSQPAEKSVPIEEPIVVDRKAIEKLTEGLLSHYLPDLYSSKQALLELNQNQVILLDTLDQEVTKFRECNSLLDLNSLD from the exons atggagacagaggggagggcagATGAGAGTTCCTCGTCTCAGCGTGACCCTCCTCAGAACACTGGCAGCTACG AATTCAGCCTGACTCCCCAGGACTCTCGGCCTACAGAGAACTCCCAGCCTGCAGAGAAATCAGTCCCTATTGAAGAGCCCATTGTAGTGGACAGAAAGGCCATAGAGAAACTGACAGAAGGCCTGCTCTCTCACTACCTGCCTGACCTCTACAGCTCCAAACAGGCTCTGTTGGAACTCAA TCAAAACCAAGTCATCCTGCTGGACACACTGGACCAAGAAGTCACCAAATTCAGAGAGTGCAACTCCCTACTGGATCTAAACTCACTG GACTGA
- the bloc1s6 gene encoding biogenesis of lysosome-related organelles complex 1 subunit 6 isoform X1, whose translation METEGRADESSSSQRDPPQNTGSYEFSLTPQDSRPTENSQPAEKSVPIEEPIVVDRKAIEKLTEGLLSHYLPDLYSSKQALLELNQNQVILLDTLDQEVTKFRECNSLLDLNSLFTEAKFYHGKLVNIRKDMIMLHEKTTKLKKRALKLQQQRQKEVMEKEQQREKELERERQLIAKPAQRT comes from the exons atggagacagaggggagggcagATGAGAGTTCCTCGTCTCAGCGTGACCCTCCTCAGAACACTGGCAGCTACG AATTCAGCCTGACTCCCCAGGACTCTCGGCCTACAGAGAACTCCCAGCCTGCAGAGAAATCAGTCCCTATTGAAGAGCCCATTGTAGTGGACAGAAAGGCCATAGAGAAACTGACAGAAGGCCTGCTCTCTCACTACCTGCCTGACCTCTACAGCTCCAAACAGGCTCTGTTGGAACTCAA TCAAAACCAAGTCATCCTGCTGGACACACTGGACCAAGAAGTCACCAAATTCAGAGAGTGCAACTCCCTACTGGATCTAAACTCACTG TTCACAGAAGCCAAGTTTTATCACGGTAAACTGGTGAACATACGTAAAGACATGATCATGCTGCACGAGAAGACAACTAAACTAAAG aaaAGAGCGTTGAAGCtgcagcagcagagacagaaggaggtgatggagaaagaacaacagagagagaaggagctggagagagagaggcagctgaTTGCCAAACCTGCCCAGAGAACATAG